DNA sequence from the Thunnus maccoyii chromosome 7, fThuMac1.1, whole genome shotgun sequence genome:
CTTCAAGCCCAGGTCCGGATAGGAGGAAAggtaagaaacacacacaaggagatgttgctttgttttgattAGGAAGATGTTATGTTAAGTGAGTTGATACACTCAAACAGTATATGTGGCTCTTAAGATTAAAATAACTATCACTGCCACTAAGTgttatgtttgtatatttactgGTTTTGAcatataaaatagatttttgcaGCATATGTTGGAATACCAGTATTTACTGCTTGACTCATTTACAATTAATCAACAAGTATTtagataatcagttaatcattttcaAGCAAAGACACTGTCAGTCAGTTGTTCcactttcttcctctgctgtgtttcctctgttttatatcattgtaaattaaatatccttgtgttttgtgctgttggTCGGAGAAATTtaacaatttgaagacatcacctgtggctctctctccctgtctgtgaAATTGTGAAGGGcatttttagaaatattttcTTACGTTTCATAAAtctaacaatgaattgattaaaagagaaaattatgaaaaactTCAGAGTTTGGCAGActaatcattaatgaaaataatttgagttttaggtagttgcagcccttattttaaaatattgattagtatgTTATGGTCACATCATGATCCACACTGTTCAAATCTAATATTTGAGTCTTTGCATTGAAACTATGGGGCCTGACCCTTGTGGGGTCATTATTTAGCAGCATAACACAAAGCTgtaggattttaaaaaatatatttgtttacaaTAGGAGATGTCAATTCACTGACTAGGTTTTGCTCATGTGATCGACTCTCTGGCTGGCAGCACTGTCAGCAGccggcaggagagacgctctGTGGTgcatttggattttataactgagcTAATACCAGGacgcaagctttttatttctctgacattttcacatcacaaacgatgcattaaaacactcactcacacaactcacactcactcatgtaggctgttatatcagtttagtgaggggcagctgctctgcaggtgcgcttgatttgactgtaactcTGGTAACTGTGCGGAGATAAGcttcctgaatttgcacccaacatgctgtcaaaactttaatttacaatttccacCGCAGCCTCGATGATCATTGACCaggaaagaagcagaaaaaagggGACCACTACTTAATATCCAGGACTTCACATTGTAGACAttaccactgactatccctgtaacaaattgaccacaatttcacacattgaccacaCACTGTCTGGCCATATACTAcattttgacctagtcttgttttctGTGTACTGCACTTTATatgaattaattgattgattgaaaactattcatggcattatttttgaaagcatcctcactttacttttagtgcctaaaacttttgcacagtaccgTACATCATGATGTTTCTGGAAAATCTTTTCTTCAAATTTTCAACTTTGCACACAACAGCCCAGAAATATTAAAGGGATGTAGCTACCAGTGTATGAACAGTGTGGAAAAATATCAGTAACAGTTGACAAAGTTATGTATATGTCGTCATACTCTCCAACCCAAGTCTttcaaataatacaaaaacattgtACAATGTATTGTTGCCCCTatagtcttttctttttctcctgaTGCTGACACTCTTGTGAGTCATGGCTTCAAGTCTCTGTTGTTTAACAGTCTTGTGTCTCTTTGGTTTCAGGGCTCTGCACGCAGGAAGAAGAAGGTGGTACACAGAACTGCGACTGCTGATGACAAAAAGCTCCAGAGTTCACTAAAGAAGTTGGCTGTCAACAATATTGCTGGAATTGAGGAGGTAAATTGGTATGGACCCACTGTATCAGGAAACCTTGAATGTTCTCTTATTTCAAGTAACTTCTCAGATCATTGTGGCACCAGAACATTTAACCATGACTTGAAGATCTGACCAGTCTCCTCTTCTCAGGTCAACATGATCAAGGATGACGGGACTGTGATCCACTTCAACAACCCCAAAGTGCAGGCCTCCCTGTCTGCCAACACATTCGCCATCACGGGCCACGCTGAGACCAAGCAGCTGACGGAGATGCTCCCCGGCATCCTCAGTCAGCTGGGAGCCGACAGCCTCAGCAGCCTGCGCAAACTGGCAGAACAGTTCCCTCGGCAAGGTGGGTGTGCCTGGACTTATCGGACCTCTGTCAGTGTACAGTTCATGTTGCAGCATGTTGGAAAGTGCTGTATTCTCTGGAGGGAACACTTGCTGCGGTTGCATGcacactttttttcattctgattgAAATCATTCCAACTGAAGATTTCAGGTTAACTGTTTACTGTTGAGATGTGATGTAATACAGACGCATTTAATCGAAACAGCTGTGACATGTGCAAAAGTGATTATATAGGCAGTCTTCAAAGTTTTCCAGCATCTAGGCGTCCAATAATGTTCAGTCCTTTAAGAGTTTGTATCAAAAAAAACTCTCC
Encoded proteins:
- the btf3l4 gene encoding transcription factor BTF3 homolog 4; the protein is MNQEKLAKLQAQVRIGGKGSARRKKKVVHRTATADDKKLQSSLKKLAVNNIAGIEEVNMIKDDGTVIHFNNPKVQASLSANTFAITGHAETKQLTEMLPGILSQLGADSLSSLRKLAEQFPRQALDSKAPKAEDIEEEDDDVPDLVENFDEASKNEAN